Proteins co-encoded in one Desulfitobacterium hafniense DCB-2 genomic window:
- a CDS encoding methyl-accepting chemotaxis protein gives MQRNKDVYVSNSKRNQALRLISHIAREMENVLNQSPHGDWAQVIGPLRQVIDANIGDNEFLVINSLEGQALVHSNRFREGNFVTKGELGILGTTKPVSQIYHRDTGEILLDVICPIYIKGEHRYVARMGIPLQKNKLSYNFALSSIPLFVLGLGWSWSSPSLISIGVTLGAFTLWAAYSYIFHHKIISTLNEIFRVTKSITRGNLTNSAAIKTTNELSTLSYEVNKVNNGIKSIIANITTISQKSHEISNSQAAHTKTLAESYEQLAALFQEFSAGSVEQIDGMKRASEQVLEIQAASERIRYSTQEVQISSNSARQVSQDGLRAVEDIIQEMEVISSSTYKANTSIQSLEEQALKIGEIVSIINSISGQTNLLALNAAIEAARAGEHGRGFSVVADEIRKLASDSAESAHQIMELIHSVQDMIGSASNDMSRGLVEVENGKIIIRQAGDAIHSLDQVIQGTGEKIQANTNNVDQLLLQSKNLAEVQSNAVSIASQFSLAAQQAATTMDGQMQSTQQVASMAKDLAETSEQLDNFIKRFTL, from the coding sequence ATGCAGAGAAACAAGGACGTTTATGTAAGCAATTCGAAAAGAAATCAGGCGCTCCGGTTAATTTCTCATATTGCCAGGGAGATGGAAAATGTTCTGAATCAGTCGCCCCATGGAGATTGGGCACAAGTGATTGGCCCTTTACGTCAAGTCATCGATGCTAATATAGGGGATAACGAGTTTCTCGTCATCAATAGCTTAGAGGGGCAAGCTTTAGTCCATTCCAACCGCTTTCGCGAAGGTAACTTTGTTACAAAAGGAGAATTGGGGATCTTAGGCACAACGAAACCTGTATCACAAATTTATCATCGTGACACTGGTGAAATCCTGCTTGATGTTATCTGTCCAATCTACATAAAAGGCGAACATCGTTACGTGGCTCGCATGGGCATCCCCCTTCAAAAAAACAAACTCTCCTATAACTTTGCACTTAGCTCAATTCCTCTATTCGTTCTAGGGTTAGGTTGGTCATGGAGTTCCCCCTCCCTAATATCCATCGGAGTTACCCTGGGTGCCTTCACCTTATGGGCTGCTTATTCCTATATCTTTCACCATAAAATTATCTCAACCCTCAATGAGATCTTCAGAGTTACCAAGTCCATTACCCGAGGTAATCTAACAAATTCTGCAGCAATAAAAACAACCAATGAACTCTCTACCCTGTCCTACGAAGTAAACAAGGTGAATAATGGCATCAAGTCGATTATTGCAAACATCACTACTATCTCCCAAAAATCCCATGAAATCAGTAACTCCCAAGCTGCTCACACCAAAACTCTTGCCGAGAGTTATGAACAATTAGCCGCTCTTTTCCAAGAATTCAGTGCCGGGTCAGTTGAACAAATCGATGGAATGAAAAGAGCCTCTGAACAAGTTCTAGAGATCCAGGCTGCTTCGGAACGAATTCGCTATAGCACCCAAGAGGTTCAAATATCCTCCAATTCCGCACGACAAGTAAGTCAAGATGGACTACGTGCTGTTGAAGATATTATCCAGGAGATGGAAGTCATTTCGTCATCAACTTATAAAGCCAATACCTCTATTCAAAGCCTTGAGGAGCAAGCCCTGAAGATTGGCGAAATTGTTTCCATCATCAACAGTATTTCTGGTCAGACAAACCTTTTGGCTCTTAATGCGGCTATTGAAGCTGCCCGTGCAGGTGAGCACGGGCGTGGTTTCTCTGTGGTAGCTGATGAGATCAGAAAATTAGCTAGTGATTCCGCAGAATCCGCTCATCAAATTATGGAGCTTATACATAGTGTTCAGGACATGATTGGCTCTGCTTCTAACGATATGAGCAGAGGGTTGGTAGAAGTCGAAAATGGCAAAATCATTATCAGACAAGCCGGAGATGCTATCCATTCACTGGATCAAGTTATTCAAGGTACCGGGGAAAAAATTCAAGCTAATACTAATAACGTCGATCAACTCCTGCTTCAAAGCAAAAACTTAGCCGAAGTCCAAAGCAACGCTGTTTCCATAGCTTCCCAATTTTCCCTGGCTGCTCAACAAGCGGCCACCACGATGGATGGGCAAATGCAGTCCACTCAACAAGTTGCTTCTATGGCAAAAGATTTAGCCGAGACGTCAGAACAATTAGACAACTTTATCAAGCGTTTTACTTTATAG
- the dltA gene encoding D-alanine--poly(phosphoribitol) ligase subunit DltA, which translates to MNLISRIDSYAESCPDRVAHHYRESRLTYRQLKEASDALACYLIETLKDDRTPIVVYGHKQHEMLICFLACVKSGHAYIPVDFSLPSQRIEDIIQSSRTRLILSPGESPEREGIRTIRSDAISRLIRSYLGKSPSKDYQVKDHETYYIIYTSGSTGKPKGVQITLANLESFVHWGVGVGRFPEAEVFLNQAPFSFDLSVMDLYLALTSGSTLYSIDKAMIAEPKELFAYFKQSGLTVWVSTPSFAEMCLGDSSFNDELLPDLKVFMFCGETLSNQCAEKLYRRFPQGKVINSYGPTEATVAVTALIVDLEMCARKEPLPVGRVKEDCRLLIVDSEGVPQEEGSQGEIVILGASVSPGYYRNEEMTDKAFFARSWDGDVKRCYRTGDEGYLKEGLLHYGGRIDFQIKLNGYRIELEDIENNLRKVEGVANAIVLPIKKDGRVHYLAGVVVPNKKLDKREFEIGQMIKAELKNYLPDYMIPRKIMFRDSLPMTVNGKVNRAALMEEFQ; encoded by the coding sequence GTGAATCTCATATCCAGAATAGACAGCTATGCTGAAAGCTGTCCTGATCGAGTGGCGCATCATTATAGGGAGAGCAGGCTTACCTATAGACAATTAAAAGAAGCGTCCGATGCTTTGGCCTGTTACTTGATTGAAACATTGAAAGACGACAGAACGCCCATTGTTGTTTACGGTCATAAGCAGCATGAAATGCTCATTTGTTTTTTGGCTTGTGTAAAATCCGGACATGCCTATATTCCTGTGGATTTTTCTCTGCCCAGCCAACGAATAGAAGACATTATTCAGAGCTCCCGGACCCGATTGATTCTCTCCCCTGGCGAGAGCCCGGAGCGGGAAGGGATCAGGACGATCCGATCAGATGCGATTAGCCGGTTGATCCGGTCCTATTTAGGCAAGTCTCCATCTAAAGATTATCAAGTAAAAGATCATGAAACCTATTATATTATCTACACTTCAGGAAGCACAGGAAAACCCAAAGGGGTTCAGATAACCCTGGCAAATCTGGAGAGTTTTGTACATTGGGGTGTGGGAGTAGGGCGGTTTCCTGAGGCTGAGGTGTTCCTGAACCAGGCTCCCTTTTCCTTTGATCTGTCGGTGATGGATCTCTATCTGGCCCTCACTTCCGGTTCTACCCTCTATAGTATTGATAAGGCCATGATCGCTGAACCTAAGGAGCTCTTCGCCTATTTCAAGCAATCTGGGCTAACGGTATGGGTCTCTACGCCATCCTTTGCCGAGATGTGCCTGGGAGACTCCAGCTTCAATGACGAACTTCTTCCTGACCTGAAAGTGTTTATGTTTTGTGGAGAGACCTTGAGCAATCAATGTGCGGAAAAATTATACCGGCGATTTCCTCAAGGGAAGGTTATCAATTCATACGGCCCCACGGAAGCGACCGTAGCGGTGACAGCTCTTATAGTGGATTTGGAGATGTGCGCCAGGAAGGAGCCTCTGCCGGTAGGAAGGGTTAAGGAGGATTGTCGCCTTCTCATCGTGGATTCGGAAGGGGTTCCTCAGGAGGAAGGGAGCCAGGGTGAAATCGTCATCCTGGGGGCTAGTGTAAGCCCGGGCTACTATCGCAATGAAGAAATGACAGATAAGGCATTTTTCGCCCGATCCTGGGACGGGGATGTGAAACGGTGCTACCGGACGGGGGATGAGGGCTATCTGAAAGAAGGTCTTCTTCATTATGGAGGGAGAATCGACTTTCAGATCAAGCTGAATGGCTATCGCATTGAGCTAGAGGATATTGAAAATAACCTGCGCAAGGTGGAAGGGGTTGCCAATGCCATCGTCCTGCCCATTAAAAAAGACGGGCGGGTTCACTATCTGGCAGGAGTAGTCGTTCCGAACAAAAAGCTCGATAAAAGGGAGTTTGAGATAGGGCAGATGATCAAAGCTGAATTAAAAAACTATCTGCCGGACTATATGATTCCAAGGAAAATCATGTTTAGGGATTCTTTGCCGATGACGGTCAATGGCAAAGTGAACCGGGCTGCACTTATGGAGGAATTTCAGTGA
- the dltB gene encoding D-alanyl-lipoteichoic acid biosynthesis protein DltB, translating to MIPYSNLFFFYIIGLILLPGTCLGVMEKPLKLYGLAASLLIIGLLFSDSKLQLFLLVLFYLGELFLVKGYSLLKQKYPQRWVLWLTILLALVPLALSKWGHLFTDRLLGFLGISYLTFKVIQMLLEISDGLIKEVKLVDFTYFLLFFPTLSSGPIDRSRRFLSEVNQIIPRHEYLHRVYQGLRKLLLGAGYKFILGNSIYTYWLSKIPTEAHGLAETVNYMYGYSFYLFFDFAGYSLMAIGISYILGVKTPENFDKPFISKDIKDFWNRWHMTLSFWFRDYLYTRFVMASMKKKRFKNRYTASYLGYLLTMGTMGIWHGTEIHYLLYGLYHGGLIVGTDYFQRHSALYKKYKNTPLWIGASTLVTFHLVCFGFLIFSGYLFK from the coding sequence GTGATTCCGTATAGTAATCTTTTTTTCTTTTATATCATCGGGCTGATTTTGCTTCCCGGCACCTGCTTAGGGGTTATGGAAAAACCTCTTAAACTTTATGGGCTGGCAGCCTCTTTGCTCATCATCGGCCTGCTTTTCTCAGATTCTAAGCTTCAGCTTTTTTTGCTGGTATTATTTTACCTGGGGGAACTCTTTCTTGTTAAAGGATATAGTCTTCTGAAGCAAAAGTACCCTCAGAGATGGGTTTTATGGCTGACCATCCTCTTAGCCTTAGTTCCGCTGGCTTTATCCAAATGGGGTCACCTCTTTACAGATCGGCTTCTGGGTTTTTTGGGAATCTCTTATCTTACCTTTAAAGTCATTCAGATGCTTCTGGAAATAAGCGATGGCCTTATTAAGGAAGTAAAACTAGTGGACTTCACGTATTTTCTCTTGTTTTTTCCAACCCTGAGTTCCGGGCCGATTGATCGCTCGAGAAGATTCCTGTCTGAAGTCAATCAGATCATTCCTCGCCATGAATATCTCCATAGGGTCTATCAGGGACTGCGTAAGCTGCTCCTTGGCGCGGGTTATAAGTTTATTCTGGGGAATAGTATCTACACCTACTGGTTGAGTAAAATCCCCACAGAAGCCCATGGACTGGCGGAAACCGTAAATTATATGTATGGGTACAGCTTCTATTTGTTCTTTGATTTTGCGGGATATAGCCTGATGGCCATCGGGATAAGCTATATCCTGGGAGTCAAAACCCCGGAGAATTTCGACAAGCCCTTTATAAGCAAGGATATTAAAGATTTTTGGAACCGCTGGCATATGACCCTGTCTTTTTGGTTCAGAGACTACCTTTACACACGCTTTGTCATGGCCTCCATGAAGAAAAAACGCTTTAAGAACCGATACACTGCTTCCTATCTTGGCTATCTATTAACCATGGGAACTATGGGAATTTGGCATGGTACAGAAATACATTACCTTCTCTATGGACTTTACCACGGGGGCTTGATTGTGGGTACGGACTACTTTCAGAGGCATAGTGCTCTCTATAAGAAATATAAGAACACTCCCCTGTGGATTGGGGCATCTACTTTGGTTACATTTCATCTGGTTTGCTTTGGCTTCTTGATCTTCTCGGGGTATTTATTTAAATAA
- the dltC gene encoding D-alanine--poly(phosphoribitol) ligase subunit DltC, giving the protein MEEKILSLLERVCGTDEVRNERDMNLFEAGILDSLGVIELLVGAEELGIKIEPTEIERTDIDTPAKIIAAFSKRVAG; this is encoded by the coding sequence ATGGAAGAAAAGATTTTAAGTCTGTTGGAACGGGTATGCGGCACCGACGAGGTGCGAAATGAACGGGATATGAATCTTTTTGAAGCTGGAATCTTAGACTCTTTAGGAGTGATTGAACTTTTAGTGGGTGCAGAAGAGCTGGGGATCAAAATTGAACCTACAGAGATCGAAAGAACAGATATTGACACACCGGCTAAAATCATCGCCGCCTTCAGCAAGAGGGTTGCTGGATGA
- the dltD gene encoding D-alanyl-lipoteichoic acid biosynthesis protein DltD, which produces MKRFLPIVLALVISCLVVWGGNEILVSKIADNYDPSFGYKLNIQKNQGLILQRVGLEKGGSIPVYGSSELSGSTDPFQPVNFFAGQYEGVYYNLIGRGYCQSLIHLINFGALGDSLKGEKIVFFLSPQWFSKTGITSDDFQKNFSQQQYLTFLNNEEISPQLKRLTAQRVDSLLAQDESMDMRILSYLSANDAEQAQISLGALQPYYRLKEALLSTKDHVQGYRTLVEEPPLKGKDKSNMKPAIERSTVKIDWEAEKKRAQEVGKARSDNNQFGIDNGYFNDYLKEKLPNYKDSMHDQSYLESPEYGDLELLLSLCQELEIEPLFVSIPVNGLWYDYCGFPRQDRAQYYEKVKQLVTKAGYEFADFSDHEYDPYFLRDTMHLGWKGWVEVNEAILAYAR; this is translated from the coding sequence ATGAAAAGGTTTCTCCCCATAGTTTTAGCTTTAGTTATTTCATGTCTTGTTGTTTGGGGCGGCAACGAAATTCTGGTCTCCAAAATTGCTGATAATTACGATCCGTCTTTTGGTTACAAATTAAACATTCAGAAGAACCAAGGTCTGATTCTGCAAAGGGTCGGGCTGGAAAAGGGCGGCAGCATCCCGGTTTATGGGTCTTCAGAATTGAGCGGGTCAACCGATCCCTTTCAGCCGGTAAACTTCTTTGCGGGACAATACGAAGGAGTCTACTATAACCTAATTGGCAGAGGATATTGCCAAAGCTTGATTCATCTGATTAATTTCGGTGCTTTAGGTGATTCTCTAAAAGGAGAGAAGATTGTGTTCTTTCTCTCTCCTCAGTGGTTCAGCAAAACAGGGATAACTTCTGACGATTTCCAGAAGAATTTTTCCCAACAGCAGTATCTGACTTTTTTAAACAATGAAGAGATCAGTCCCCAGTTAAAACGTTTAACTGCTCAACGGGTGGATTCCTTATTAGCCCAGGATGAAAGCATGGATATGCGGATTCTATCTTATCTCTCAGCCAATGATGCTGAGCAAGCTCAGATCTCCCTTGGCGCGCTGCAACCCTACTATAGATTAAAAGAGGCTCTGTTATCAACCAAGGACCATGTCCAGGGCTACCGAACCCTTGTGGAAGAGCCTCCTCTTAAGGGGAAGGATAAAAGTAATATGAAACCGGCCATAGAGCGGTCCACCGTAAAGATCGATTGGGAAGCGGAAAAGAAACGTGCCCAGGAGGTGGGGAAAGCCCGTTCAGATAACAATCAATTTGGAATCGACAACGGCTATTTTAATGACTATTTGAAGGAAAAGCTTCCCAACTATAAAGACTCTATGCACGACCAGTCTTATCTGGAGTCCCCTGAGTATGGGGATTTAGAGTTGTTGCTTTCACTGTGTCAGGAATTGGAGATTGAACCCTTATTCGTCAGTATTCCGGTCAACGGACTCTGGTATGATTATTGCGGATTCCCTCGGCAGGACAGAGCTCAATACTATGAAAAAGTGAAGCAGCTCGTTACCAAGGCCGGATATGAGTTTGCGGATTTTTCCGATCACGAATATGATCCCTATTTTCTGCGGGATACCATGCATCTGGGGTGGAAAGGGTGGGTGGAAGTCAATGAAGCGATTCTTGCCTATGCTCGGTGA
- a CDS encoding SLC13 family permease codes for MANAETQTMNLDPRTPLFTKADRMMYIHSAIGFAIMAIFWLAPAAAPLTPIGMKLVGIFLGMVYLWSTVSCLWPSVLGLFLIGLSGFAGQGFAGMKAVVLTGFGNDTVVMMLFIMVLFGAMDEVGCTQYIARWFLTRKIITGRPFAFLAVFYLGCYVLSTLVSPITSLLLLWPVSLKIMKTLGVERTDKIWPIFFVGMFFISAIGMPFFPFLSAQLVVLSAFDAMTKGTMPVPYLPYMALNFIMSMLLIVTFLGAVKFIFRPDISKLKAIDAERIAEQEKLPPMNIQQKIMMAVLPTFILMLLAPSFLPKSLAIVKFLGSLGTIGVAMFWIAILCFIRIGGKPIINFKEVAYRQLSWDVFFLVAAAVYAANAISHESTGVNAFVIQLLNPILGDASEMVFVAILFTAAIVLTNFANNAAMAIILMPIILAFCGQLGLPPIPIAMGVTQLVFLAMLTPAACPHASMMFGRKDIYEVKDIMKYGFPMVTIGLLYFIFIGYPLAKFLFGA; via the coding sequence ATGGCAAATGCAGAAACCCAAACAATGAATTTGGATCCCAGAACACCTCTGTTTACAAAAGCCGATAGGATGATGTATATACACAGCGCCATCGGTTTTGCTATTATGGCAATCTTTTGGCTGGCACCGGCCGCTGCTCCCCTCACTCCTATAGGAATGAAATTAGTCGGTATCTTTCTGGGCATGGTCTATCTATGGTCAACCGTCAGCTGTTTATGGCCCAGTGTTCTCGGTCTCTTCCTTATTGGCTTAAGCGGCTTTGCCGGTCAAGGATTTGCCGGTATGAAAGCCGTTGTGTTAACCGGCTTTGGTAATGACACCGTTGTCATGATGCTTTTCATTATGGTTCTGTTTGGAGCTATGGATGAAGTAGGGTGCACTCAATACATTGCTCGCTGGTTTTTGACTCGAAAGATCATCACCGGCCGGCCTTTTGCCTTTTTAGCTGTATTCTACCTTGGATGTTATGTACTTTCCACCTTGGTTTCACCTATTACATCCTTGTTGCTGCTCTGGCCGGTTTCACTGAAAATCATGAAAACCTTAGGTGTCGAGCGCACAGATAAGATCTGGCCTATATTCTTTGTGGGAATGTTCTTCATTTCTGCTATAGGTATGCCTTTCTTCCCCTTCCTAAGCGCTCAGCTCGTAGTTTTAAGCGCTTTCGATGCCATGACCAAAGGAACCATGCCTGTTCCTTATCTCCCCTATATGGCCTTAAACTTTATCATGTCCATGCTCCTGATCGTCACCTTTCTTGGGGCGGTAAAGTTCATCTTCAGACCTGATATAAGTAAGCTGAAGGCTATTGACGCGGAAAGAATCGCCGAACAGGAAAAGCTCCCTCCCATGAATATCCAGCAAAAAATTATGATGGCTGTTTTACCTACCTTCATTCTCATGCTGCTGGCTCCCAGCTTTTTGCCCAAATCTCTGGCAATTGTGAAATTCCTGGGCAGCTTGGGTACTATTGGTGTGGCAATGTTCTGGATTGCTATCCTCTGCTTTATCAGGATCGGCGGCAAGCCGATTATTAACTTTAAAGAAGTGGCTTACAGACAATTGTCATGGGACGTCTTCTTCCTCGTTGCCGCAGCGGTCTATGCTGCTAATGCCATTTCCCATGAGTCTACAGGCGTTAACGCTTTTGTCATCCAGCTCCTTAACCCCATTCTAGGGGATGCTTCCGAAATGGTTTTTGTGGCTATTTTATTCACTGCTGCCATCGTATTGACGAATTTCGCCAACAATGCCGCTATGGCTATCATCTTAATGCCGATTATTCTCGCCTTCTGCGGCCAGTTAGGCCTGCCTCCTATCCCCATCGCTATGGGCGTTACACAATTGGTTTTCCTCGCCATGCTTACTCCTGCTGCTTGCCCTCATGCCAGTATGATGTTTGGGCGTAAAGACATTTATGAGGTCAAAGATATTATGAAATATGGATTCCCCATGGTCACTATCGGTTTATTATATTTCATTTTTATCGGTTATCCTTTAGCTAAATTCCTCTTCGGTGCTTAA
- a CDS encoding aryl-sulfate sulfotransferase — protein sequence MRTYLNTEKHLITLQAESEERFLAELRAGNYTAESPLVVKNPYIINPLAAVICFNTDEETTAEITVKGKAIEGDLSHTFAAAKEHVLPVYGLYDDYVNTVVIKLSNGKTSEVKIEVEELNVNKALYCRTTPEYFGKDFMLISTTTPLIESARTAGFDYAGDLRWCITNLQSWDIKKLENGRLLYTSHRTVQKPYYNVGVMEMDFCGKIYKEYRLPGGYHHDAVELENGNILAASDNDFNDSVEDFVVEIERATGAVIKSWDLQKILPRGQGKAGDWNHHDWFHNNAVWYDKPTNSITMSGRHMDAVINFDYDSGALNWILGDPEGWSEEWQKYFFKNVTKGDFDWQYEQHAARILPNGDVFLFDNGTYRSKNEATRVDPEQNFSRGVIYRIDTDKMEIEQVWQYGKERGAEFYSPYICNVDYYGEGHYMVHSGGIATYRGKHTDGLGAMLLNKYKDEHIHLTLESITVEVQNDQLKYELKVQGGNYYRARRVSPYDEKTNLVLGKGELLGGFGVTPEFMKVNFKDAETELSEKHNLNVILEEDRLAIRASFREGSQVFLELKGAEQSKFYNIPTEVHDVTAACVSFEEQNDNDFQFYVSREGLSGEFGIYLNIDSKRYDTHLSVKL from the coding sequence TTGAGAACATACTTGAATACCGAAAAACACCTTATTACCTTGCAGGCTGAGTCTGAGGAAAGATTTTTAGCAGAACTCAGAGCGGGGAACTATACTGCAGAGAGTCCCTTGGTAGTAAAAAATCCCTATATCATCAACCCTCTTGCAGCGGTCATCTGCTTTAACACAGATGAGGAAACAACCGCGGAAATCACAGTTAAAGGGAAAGCCATAGAAGGAGATCTCAGCCATACCTTTGCGGCGGCTAAAGAGCATGTTTTACCGGTCTACGGGTTGTATGACGATTATGTAAACACGGTGGTGATCAAACTTAGCAACGGTAAAACCTCTGAAGTTAAAATTGAAGTGGAAGAGCTCAATGTCAACAAAGCTTTGTATTGCCGGACCACACCAGAGTATTTCGGCAAAGACTTCATGCTCATTTCTACCACAACGCCTCTTATTGAATCAGCACGAACAGCTGGTTTTGACTATGCCGGAGATCTGAGATGGTGCATTACCAATTTGCAGAGCTGGGATATTAAGAAATTAGAAAACGGAAGATTGCTCTATACCTCTCATAGAACGGTTCAAAAACCTTACTATAACGTCGGCGTTATGGAAATGGATTTCTGTGGAAAGATTTATAAAGAATATCGTCTCCCCGGCGGCTACCACCATGATGCGGTAGAATTGGAAAACGGCAATATCCTGGCTGCCTCTGACAACGACTTCAACGATTCCGTGGAAGACTTTGTGGTCGAAATCGAGCGTGCTACAGGAGCAGTTATTAAGTCCTGGGATCTGCAGAAAATCCTCCCCAGGGGTCAAGGGAAAGCAGGAGACTGGAATCATCATGACTGGTTCCACAATAATGCGGTGTGGTATGATAAACCCACCAACTCCATCACCATGTCAGGCCGTCATATGGATGCCGTCATCAACTTTGACTATGATAGCGGAGCACTGAACTGGATCCTCGGCGACCCGGAAGGTTGGTCGGAAGAATGGCAAAAATACTTCTTCAAAAATGTAACCAAGGGAGATTTTGACTGGCAATATGAGCAGCATGCCGCCAGAATCCTGCCCAACGGCGATGTCTTCCTCTTCGATAACGGAACCTACCGTTCTAAAAATGAGGCCACCCGTGTGGACCCTGAGCAGAACTTCTCGCGCGGTGTAATTTATAGAATCGATACCGATAAAATGGAGATCGAACAAGTATGGCAGTATGGTAAGGAAAGAGGGGCCGAATTCTACTCTCCTTATATCTGCAATGTAGACTATTACGGCGAAGGTCACTATATGGTTCACTCCGGCGGTATCGCTACTTACAGAGGCAAGCACACCGATGGCTTAGGAGCAATGCTTCTGAACAAATACAAAGATGAGCATATCCATTTAACCTTGGAATCCATCACCGTGGAAGTACAAAATGATCAGTTAAAATACGAGCTGAAAGTTCAAGGCGGCAATTATTACAGAGCGAGAAGGGTCAGCCCATACGATGAAAAGACCAACCTCGTCCTTGGCAAAGGTGAGCTCCTCGGTGGTTTTGGCGTAACTCCTGAATTCATGAAAGTTAACTTTAAAGATGCCGAAACAGAGCTTTCGGAGAAGCATAATCTTAATGTCATCCTTGAAGAAGACCGGCTGGCAATTCGTGCAAGCTTTAGAGAAGGCTCCCAGGTATTCCTTGAACTAAAGGGTGCGGAGCAATCCAAATTCTATAACATTCCTACGGAAGTTCATGATGTCACAGCGGCTTGTGTCTCCTTCGAAGAGCAGAACGACAACGATTTCCAGTTCTATGTCAGCAGAGAAGGATTGTCCGGTGAGTTCGGAATCTATCTGAATATCGATAGCAAGAGATACGATACCCATTTATCAGTGAAACTCTAA
- a CDS encoding FAD-dependent oxidoreductase, producing MKIDHTKGKYYLDKSQGTPPSFWLDSTPKTNYPSLTGDISVDAVVIGGGMAGISSAYLLTQEGLKVAVLETDRILQGTTAYTTAKLTSQHGLIYDKLLGQMGAEKAKQYAEANESAIEFVAKLVEREAIDCDFTRQPAYIYTQQNKSKEKLEKEMKAAQQCGIDAHYVTELDLPLAVKGALRFDQQAQFHPRKYLLALAGKIAEKGGHIFEQTKAVDIRGDGPFIVLTQQGSRVKADYVVMACHYPFNILPGLYVSRIYQEREYAVVVKAKEAFPGGMYINAEEPARSLRGLPTPDGERILIVGEKHRTGHGKNLTEHYKNLMEFAQGLFTVEEFPYYWSTQDCTTLDDLPYIGPISRSKPNLLIATGFRKWGMTHGTVAALIIRDRIVRGASPWQEVYAPSRSISLNFAASFMANSSLLAFDLVAGKLMRGKEIYSLRPGEAVIANMDGRRVGLYMDSEANLHRVDTTCPHLGCEVQWNDAELSWDCPCHGSRYDVDGNPIEGPTLKPLAKY from the coding sequence ATGAAGATTGATCATACAAAGGGCAAGTATTATCTGGATAAAAGCCAGGGCACGCCACCCTCTTTTTGGCTGGATTCCACACCCAAGACCAACTACCCTTCTTTAACAGGTGATATCTCCGTTGATGCTGTGGTAATCGGTGGGGGGATGGCCGGAATCAGCTCAGCTTATCTTCTCACCCAGGAAGGGCTTAAGGTGGCCGTACTGGAAACAGACCGCATCCTCCAGGGTACGACAGCCTATACCACTGCCAAGCTCACCTCCCAGCACGGGCTTATCTACGATAAGCTCCTGGGGCAGATGGGAGCGGAAAAAGCAAAACAATATGCCGAAGCTAATGAATCCGCCATAGAGTTCGTGGCAAAGCTGGTGGAACGGGAGGCTATTGACTGTGACTTTACCCGGCAGCCGGCTTATATCTACACTCAACAGAATAAAAGCAAAGAGAAGCTGGAAAAGGAAATGAAAGCAGCTCAACAATGCGGGATTGATGCTCATTATGTCACTGAGCTGGACCTGCCTCTTGCCGTCAAGGGAGCTTTGCGCTTTGATCAGCAGGCCCAGTTCCATCCTCGCAAATATCTTCTCGCCCTCGCCGGCAAGATCGCGGAAAAGGGGGGGCATATTTTTGAACAGACTAAAGCTGTGGATATCCGCGGAGATGGTCCCTTTATAGTGCTAACCCAGCAAGGCAGCAGGGTAAAGGCCGATTATGTGGTGATGGCTTGTCATTATCCATTTAATATTTTACCTGGCCTTTACGTGTCCAGAATTTATCAGGAAAGGGAATATGCTGTAGTCGTTAAAGCAAAGGAGGCATTTCCCGGCGGAATGTACATTAATGCGGAAGAGCCGGCCCGTTCCTTGAGGGGATTGCCGACTCCTGATGGAGAGAGAATTCTTATCGTTGGTGAAAAGCATAGAACAGGACATGGGAAAAATCTGACTGAACACTATAAAAATCTCATGGAGTTTGCCCAAGGGCTTTTTACTGTAGAGGAATTTCCCTATTATTGGTCCACACAGGACTGCACCACCTTGGATGACCTGCCTTACATTGGGCCAATCAGCAGGAGCAAGCCGAATCTATTGATTGCCACGGGATTTCGGAAATGGGGAATGACCCATGGTACGGTAGCCGCTTTAATTATCCGGGATCGGATCGTAAGAGGAGCTTCCCCCTGGCAAGAGGTTTATGCTCCCTCCCGGTCAATATCTTTGAATTTCGCAGCAAGTTTTATGGCCAATAGTTCTTTGCTGGCCTTTGATCTCGTTGCGGGAAAGCTCATGAGAGGGAAAGAAATCTATAGCTTAAGACCCGGTGAGGCAGTGATTGCCAATATGGATGGCCGTCGTGTGGGGCTTTATATGGATTCTGAGGCGAATCTGCATCGGGTGGATACCACCTGTCCCCATTTGGGTTGTGAGGTCCAGTGGAATGATGCAGAGCTGTCCTGGGATTGCCCTTGCCACGGCTCCCGCTACGATGTGGATGGCAATCCCATCGAAGGACCAACCTTAAAGCCGTTGGCGAAATATTGA